One window of Paludibacter propionicigenes WB4 genomic DNA carries:
- a CDS encoding glycosyltransferase family 2 protein, whose product MKHVKFSIIIPTFNSDSTLPQCINSVILQSFMDFEILILDGVSTDDTLNIALRFNDERIKIISEPDNGIYDAMNKGIKLAQGEWLFFLGSDDELYDEFVLAKINIEIAQTNRKIIYGNVKIVGNAGWATDGQIYDGVFNLNKLLEYNICHQAIFYHSSVFKKNGLYNENYKICADYDFNIRCWANFHFHYIDLIISLFNGGGASNFLIDDNFHDDYWANLVLYYKWKLFNPLFRHHIIQISGENKNVYLKILICYHSIIQAISGLLRKYKAFSK is encoded by the coding sequence ATGAAACATGTTAAATTCTCTATAATAATACCCACGTTTAATAGTGATTCAACATTGCCTCAATGTATTAACAGTGTTATCTTACAATCCTTTATGGACTTTGAAATATTGATTCTTGATGGTGTCTCAACAGATGACACTCTGAATATTGCTTTGAGGTTTAATGATGAACGAATTAAAATAATATCGGAACCTGATAATGGTATTTATGATGCAATGAATAAAGGCATTAAATTAGCTCAAGGTGAATGGTTATTTTTTCTAGGAAGCGATGATGAGTTATATGATGAGTTTGTTCTAGCAAAAATAAATATTGAGATAGCGCAAACTAACCGAAAAATTATTTACGGGAATGTGAAAATTGTTGGAAATGCTGGTTGGGCAACAGATGGGCAAATATATGATGGTGTCTTTAATCTAAATAAACTTTTGGAATATAATATTTGTCACCAAGCTATATTCTACCATTCTTCAGTATTCAAAAAAAATGGACTATATAATGAAAATTATAAAATATGTGCTGATTATGATTTTAATATCAGGTGTTGGGCAAATTTTCATTTTCATTATATAGATCTTATTATTTCTCTATTTAATGGTGGTGGTGCTAGTAATTTTTTAATTGATGATAATTTTCATGATGATTATTGGGCAAATTTAGTTCTGTATTATAAGTGGAAGTTATTTAATCCGTTATTTCGACACCATATAATTCAAATTTCTGGTGAAAATAAGAATGTGTATTTAAAGATATTAATATGCTATCATTCTATAATTCAGGCAATATCAGGACTACTACGTAAGTATAAAGCATTTTCAAAATAA
- a CDS encoding glycosyltransferase family 2 protein gives MRNNLAIIIPAYKEVFLEKVLISLENQTNKNFNVYVGDDNSPYDLESICKRHESKLNLQYIKFINNIGAKNLVDQWIRCIELSKVEDWIWVFSDDDLIDSNCVEVFYFTINSDKCKYDVYRFDTRVIDDTDLVLSESTESPFVDTSENMAYCILMFERGHSMPDHIFSRSIYDKYGFVKTDYAQAADWATFIRLSKDKGICTMKEAKISWRLGCYNISGNVKRNVAKTIKGHFQFLNWIIDFFKYMKIENNDDRVSYEDILRATEFNLEAVIKHHYLKLPLVNLLDVFRFYNEKEAKIIISVTKSIKLYYKVYFKWSL, from the coding sequence ATGAGAAATAATTTGGCAATTATTATTCCAGCTTACAAAGAAGTATTTTTAGAAAAAGTACTTATTTCATTGGAGAATCAAACCAATAAGAACTTTAATGTTTATGTGGGTGATGATAATAGTCCATATGATTTAGAAAGTATTTGTAAAAGACATGAAAGCAAATTAAATCTTCAATATATTAAATTTATCAACAATATTGGGGCTAAGAATTTAGTAGATCAATGGATTCGTTGTATTGAATTGAGTAAAGTTGAGGATTGGATTTGGGTATTTTCAGATGATGATTTAATTGACTCAAACTGTGTTGAAGTATTTTATTTTACAATTAATTCTGATAAGTGTAAATATGATGTTTATAGGTTTGACACTAGGGTGATTGATGACACAGATTTAGTGCTTTCAGAGTCGACTGAAAGTCCTTTTGTTGATACTTCTGAAAATATGGCCTATTGTATACTAATGTTTGAAAGAGGTCATTCGATGCCTGATCATATTTTTTCAAGATCCATTTATGATAAATATGGCTTTGTTAAGACAGACTATGCTCAAGCTGCTGATTGGGCTACTTTTATTCGATTATCGAAGGATAAAGGGATTTGTACAATGAAGGAAGCTAAGATTAGTTGGAGGCTTGGTTGTTATAACATATCAGGTAATGTAAAAAGAAATGTTGCAAAAACAATTAAAGGCCATTTTCAGTTTCTTAATTGGATTATTGATTTTTTTAAATACATGAAAATAGAAAATAATGATGATAGAGTCTCGTATGAAGATATTTTAAGAGCTACAGAATTTAATCTTGAAGCTGTTATCAAACATCACTATTTAAAACTCCCATTGGTTAATTTGCTGGATGTTTTTAGATTTTATAATGAGAAGGAAGCGAAAATTATTATTTCAGTTACTAAATCGATAAAGCTCTATTATAAGGTTTATTTCAAATGGTCTCTTTAA
- a CDS encoding class I SAM-dependent methyltransferase: MITIEDMNKLSEENFCLKFELNALADLFIRNESERMVSGFSLEVVEHDHLERYKLVLEYSNNKSVLEVACGTGYGSYLIATKGSAQHVFACDISEQAIRYASHRFKNEKINFLVQNAEKLIFDREFDLVISFETIEHLTDYDGFLQNIRRCLKINGLFIISTPIADKDIIDNPSNPYHTREWGFKYFQEMISKFFLIEKIYTQIYQNELINDEILKSFKESNDRSVKTRIVRKLRKLINGKAYEFPVLLTDWKARQNYSKIEEFHNQFAVSDLGKKYTGYQILVCRKNEK, translated from the coding sequence ATGATTACAATTGAAGACATGAATAAACTGTCGGAAGAGAATTTCTGCCTAAAATTTGAGTTGAATGCTCTAGCTGATTTGTTCATTCGAAATGAAAGTGAAAGGATGGTCTCTGGTTTTTCACTAGAGGTTGTTGAGCATGATCATCTTGAGAGATATAAATTAGTCCTTGAGTATTCAAACAATAAATCGGTTTTAGAAGTAGCTTGCGGAACAGGCTATGGTTCATACTTGATAGCAACAAAAGGAAGTGCTCAGCATGTTTTTGCTTGTGATATTAGTGAACAAGCAATAAGATATGCAAGTCATAGATTCAAAAATGAAAAGATAAACTTTTTGGTTCAAAATGCAGAAAAGTTAATATTTGATAGGGAGTTTGATTTGGTAATTAGTTTTGAAACAATCGAGCATTTGACTGATTATGATGGTTTTTTGCAGAATATTAGACGCTGTTTAAAGATTAATGGTCTTTTTATAATCTCGACACCTATTGCTGATAAAGACATAATAGACAACCCGAGCAATCCATATCATACTCGAGAATGGGGTTTCAAATATTTTCAAGAAATGATTTCGAAATTCTTTCTAATAGAAAAAATTTATACTCAAATATATCAAAATGAGTTAATAAATGATGAAATTTTGAAATCTTTTAAAGAATCAAATGATAGGAGTGTTAAAACGAGAATCGTAAGAAAACTAAGAAAACTAATAAATGGCAAAGCATACGAGTTCCCTGTACTGTTAACTGATTGGAAAGCGAGACAAAATTATTCTAAAATTGAAGAATTTCATAATCAATTCGCTGTTTCGGATTTAGGGAAAAAATATACAGGGTATCAGATATTAGTTTGTCGAAAAAATGAGAAATAA
- a CDS encoding ABC transporter ATP-binding protein translates to MSTAIKFENISKQYRLGLVSTQTLSHDLNRWWKMNIQGKEDPYLKIGEVNDRAHKGESDYVWALKDINFEVQQGDVLGIIGKNGAGKSTLLKILSKVTAPTTGTIKAAGRIASLLEVGTGFHPEMTGRENIYMNGVIMGMTKAEITRKLDEIVDFSGVERYLDTPVKRYSSGMTVRLGFAIAAHLEPEILVVDEVLAVGDAEFQKKAIGKMQDVSKGEGRTVLFVSHNLHAVANLCQTGIVLKNGYIYYNGSASDAISVYNSDKENLMSKKLKVYKEGKKVWFVNLDITNKTDKVLQTYSSALFSVEIESLEDINDVYLGIGINNINDIRVFTLFSKFLNKKYNLKKGINKIVCSVDSLQLKPGEYLIELFIGTEYITLDYYKDPLFFEILMPANINVILPDQSQGDFLIQQNWL, encoded by the coding sequence ATGAGCACAGCGATAAAATTCGAAAATATTTCTAAACAATACCGCCTTGGACTCGTCTCCACTCAAACGCTGAGTCATGACCTAAACCGATGGTGGAAAATGAATATTCAGGGTAAAGAAGACCCATACCTAAAGATAGGCGAGGTAAATGATCGTGCGCATAAAGGTGAAAGCGATTATGTATGGGCATTGAAAGACATTAACTTTGAGGTACAACAAGGCGATGTGCTGGGGATAATAGGAAAAAACGGTGCCGGTAAATCTACCTTACTGAAGATTCTTTCCAAAGTTACAGCACCTACCACCGGAACCATTAAAGCTGCGGGACGTATAGCTTCTTTATTGGAAGTAGGTACCGGTTTTCACCCTGAAATGACAGGACGTGAGAATATCTATATGAATGGTGTTATCATGGGCATGACTAAAGCCGAAATAACCCGTAAGTTAGATGAAATTGTAGATTTCTCAGGTGTAGAACGTTATCTGGATACTCCTGTGAAACGTTATTCAAGTGGTATGACTGTACGTCTTGGTTTTGCAATTGCAGCCCATCTGGAACCTGAGATACTGGTAGTAGACGAAGTCCTTGCAGTAGGCGATGCCGAATTCCAAAAGAAAGCCATTGGCAAAATGCAGGATGTTTCAAAAGGAGAGGGGAGAACGGTATTGTTTGTAAGTCATAATCTCCATGCTGTTGCAAATCTTTGTCAAACAGGAATAGTTTTAAAAAACGGTTACATATATTATAATGGAAGTGCGAGTGATGCGATTTCAGTATATAATTCAGATAAAGAAAATTTGATGTCGAAGAAACTCAAAGTATATAAAGAGGGTAAAAAGGTTTGGTTTGTAAATCTAGATATTACTAATAAAACAGACAAAGTATTACAAACTTATTCTTCCGCTTTATTTAGTGTTGAAATAGAATCATTGGAAGACATTAATGATGTTTATTTGGGTATAGGGATTAATAATATAAATGATATTCGTGTATTTACGTTATTTAGCAAGTTTTTAAACAAAAAATACAATCTAAAGAAAGGCATTAATAAAATTGTTTGTTCCGTTGATTCGTTACAATTAAAACCTGGCGAGTATCTCATAGAGCTTTTTATAGGAACAGAATACATTACTTTGGATTATTATAAAGATCCATTGTTTTTTGAAATTTTAATGCCTGCAAATATCAATGTAATTTTGCCTGATCAAAGTCAAGGCGATTTTCTCATTCAGCAAAACTGGTTATAA
- a CDS encoding four helix bundle protein: MNNVNQGFKDLMAYQKAFQQACQIFDITLKFPKEERYSLTDQIRRSSRSVCANLAEAYRKRNYYKHYLLKLSDCLGENSETLVWLNFSLHCHYFTEEDYIQLIKLNEEVGRLLSFMVNNPDKFGVSPIN; the protein is encoded by the coding sequence ATGAATAATGTAAATCAAGGCTTTAAAGATTTAATGGCATATCAGAAAGCTTTTCAACAAGCTTGTCAGATATTTGATATTACGCTTAAATTTCCAAAAGAGGAAAGATATTCATTAACGGATCAGATTAGACGCTCTTCACGTTCAGTTTGTGCAAACTTAGCAGAGGCATATCGAAAAAGAAACTATTACAAACACTATCTGCTTAAATTATCTGATTGTCTGGGGGAGAATAGTGAAACTCTCGTCTGGCTCAACTTCTCTTTACATTGCCATTATTTTACTGAAGAAGATTATATACAATTGATAAAATTGAATGAAGAAGTTGGACGGTTATTATCGTTTATGGTTAATAATCCTGATAAATTTGGTGTTAGTCCAATAAACTAA
- the rffA gene encoding dTDP-4-amino-4,6-dideoxygalactose transaminase, which translates to MIPFNKPYLTGKEAHYMYEAVFTGKLSGNGMFTQRCQAYFEKRYGFQKCLLTTSCTDALEMAAILCDVKPGDEVIIPSYTFVSTALAFVRQGATIVFADSQSEHPNIDADKIEALITPRTKVIVPVHYAGMACDMTKIMALADKYNLLVVEDAAQAVDSFYSEVSGKRQEVRALGSVGHLAAFSFHETKNIISGEGGMLAINDERFIHRAEIIWEKGTNRAEFFRGEVNKYGWVDIGSSFLPSEVIAAFLWAQIEHLDEIQNKRKEHWNRYSEALKPLADKGYFKLPQIPDYATNNAHMFYLVCPSLEERTELINALKQNEILAVFHYLSLHSSPYYAEKHDGRVLANCDRFADCLVRLPLFYELSLEDQNKIIATIKSVYSK; encoded by the coding sequence ATGATTCCTTTCAATAAACCATATCTCACTGGTAAAGAAGCTCATTACATGTATGAAGCCGTTTTTACCGGTAAACTTTCAGGCAATGGGATGTTCACACAACGTTGTCAGGCCTATTTCGAAAAACGCTACGGCTTCCAGAAGTGTCTTCTGACAACTTCATGTACCGATGCATTGGAAATGGCTGCCATTCTATGTGATGTAAAACCGGGCGACGAAGTGATTATTCCTAGTTATACTTTTGTTTCAACTGCTTTAGCTTTTGTTCGTCAGGGAGCTACTATCGTTTTTGCAGATAGTCAATCAGAACATCCGAACATCGATGCAGATAAAATTGAAGCATTGATAACGCCCAGAACTAAAGTGATTGTCCCTGTTCATTATGCCGGTATGGCGTGTGATATGACTAAAATCATGGCTCTGGCCGACAAATATAATTTATTGGTGGTGGAAGATGCTGCACAAGCGGTGGATTCATTTTATTCAGAGGTAAGTGGCAAGAGGCAAGAGGTAAGAGCGTTGGGAAGTGTTGGACATTTAGCTGCTTTTTCGTTTCACGAAACAAAAAATATCATTTCCGGTGAGGGAGGAATGCTTGCCATCAATGATGAACGATTTATTCATCGTGCCGAGATTATTTGGGAAAAAGGAACAAATCGCGCCGAATTCTTTCGAGGCGAAGTAAATAAGTACGGATGGGTGGATATAGGTTCTTCTTTTTTACCTTCCGAAGTGATTGCAGCTTTCCTCTGGGCTCAGATTGAACATCTGGATGAGATACAAAATAAGCGTAAAGAACATTGGAACAGGTATTCTGAAGCATTAAAACCATTGGCCGACAAAGGATATTTTAAATTACCTCAGATCCCTGACTATGCGACAAATAATGCACATATGTTTTATTTGGTTTGTCCTTCGTTGGAAGAAAGAACCGAACTTATAAATGCATTAAAGCAAAATGAAATATTAGCAGTGTTCCATTATCTGAGTTTGCATAGCAGCCCGTATTACGCAGAAAAACATGATGGGAGAGTATTAGCTAATTGTGATAGGTTTGCCGATTGTTTGGTGCGTTTACCGTTGTTCTATGAACTAAGTCTTGAAGATCAGAATAAGATAATTGCTACTATAAAATCGGTTTATAGCAAGTAG
- a CDS encoding ketoacyl-ACP synthase III, giving the protein MKSYIKAISYFLPEKVVTNEDLVKEFPEWTVEKVAGKVGVHERHIASDNETASDMATQAAEKLFAEHAIDRSTIDFILLCTQSPDYYLPTSACLIQNRLGLSTSCGALDFNLGCSGFVYGLSLAKGLIAGGIAKNVLLLTAETYSKHIHPSDKGNRTIFGDASAATLISTDGFASIENFSLGTDGRGAENLIVKNGGLRHAKDLNEMTFDEAGNPSSSDYLYMNGGEIFNFTSEAVPVLVDEVLAKNQLSKDDINLFVFHQANKYMMNYLRKLIEIEPDKFFFFLETVGNTVSSTIPIALCEAQKEGKLKGNILIAGFGVGYSWGATVLKAVSSKQ; this is encoded by the coding sequence ATGAAATCATATATAAAAGCCATATCCTACTTTTTACCCGAGAAAGTAGTTACAAATGAAGATTTGGTAAAGGAATTTCCCGAATGGACGGTAGAAAAAGTAGCAGGAAAAGTAGGAGTACATGAACGACACATTGCTTCGGATAATGAAACAGCTTCCGACATGGCAACTCAGGCAGCCGAAAAGCTTTTTGCCGAGCATGCCATTGACCGTTCAACGATTGACTTTATTCTTCTTTGCACGCAAAGTCCTGATTATTACTTGCCAACTTCTGCCTGTCTGATTCAAAATCGGTTGGGCTTGTCAACTTCGTGTGGTGCGTTGGACTTTAATCTGGGTTGTTCGGGTTTTGTTTACGGACTATCGTTGGCCAAGGGTCTGATAGCCGGTGGAATTGCCAAGAATGTATTGTTGCTCACTGCAGAGACTTATTCAAAACATATTCACCCAAGTGATAAAGGAAACCGAACTATTTTTGGCGATGCTTCGGCTGCAACGTTGATTTCAACCGATGGTTTTGCATCTATTGAAAACTTCAGCCTTGGTACCGATGGCCGTGGAGCCGAGAACCTGATAGTCAAAAATGGAGGATTACGCCATGCAAAAGATTTAAATGAAATGACCTTTGACGAAGCAGGAAATCCGAGTTCGTCGGATTATTTGTATATGAATGGCGGGGAGATATTTAATTTTACCTCCGAAGCCGTTCCTGTTTTGGTAGATGAAGTGCTGGCTAAAAATCAACTATCGAAAGACGACATAAACTTATTTGTTTTTCATCAGGCTAATAAGTATATGATGAATTACTTGCGAAAACTAATTGAGATAGAGCCGGATAAATTCTTTTTCTTCCTCGAAACGGTTGGTAATACGGTTTCTTCTACTATTCCTATTGCTCTGTGTGAAGCTCAAAAGGAAGGCAAATTAAAAGGAAATATACTGATTGCCGGTTTTGGAGTCGGATATTCGTGGGGTGCAACGGTTTTGAAAGCAGTAAGTAGTAAACAGTAA
- a CDS encoding SDR family NAD(P)-dependent oxidoreductase has protein sequence MNPFSLAGKTILVTGASSGIGRAIAVVCSQMGATLIVTGRNESRLSETVSMLEGDGHLQIAADLTNLPEMEKLVESLPKIDGLVNNAGIANPLVLQLTEENDVNDIFQTNTLVPVHLTRLVLQHKKLNKGASLVYISSINGNNCAYIGSSIYAASKSSLTGFMKAVALELSPRGIRANCINPGMIETDLLKAGSIGEEELEKDRLKYPLKRYGKPEEVAYAATYLLSDATQWMTGTSLLIDGGYTLQ, from the coding sequence ATGAATCCGTTTTCATTAGCAGGCAAAACTATTTTAGTAACCGGTGCATCGTCGGGTATAGGAAGAGCCATCGCTGTTGTTTGTTCGCAAATGGGAGCGACTCTTATTGTTACAGGGCGTAACGAATCCCGTTTGTCGGAAACGGTTTCCATGCTTGAAGGAGATGGACATCTGCAAATTGCTGCCGACCTGACTAATCTTCCGGAAATGGAAAAGCTGGTGGAATCGTTGCCCAAGATTGATGGATTGGTAAACAATGCCGGTATTGCAAACCCCCTGGTACTTCAGTTGACCGAAGAAAACGATGTAAATGATATTTTTCAAACCAACACATTGGTTCCTGTTCATTTAACGCGTTTGGTATTGCAGCATAAGAAGCTAAACAAAGGTGCTTCGTTGGTGTATATTTCGTCCATAAATGGTAATAATTGTGCTTATATCGGCAGTTCCATCTATGCAGCTTCGAAGAGTTCATTGACCGGCTTTATGAAAGCTGTGGCATTGGAACTATCTCCACGAGGTATTCGTGCCAACTGTATTAATCCCGGTATGATAGAAACCGATTTATTGAAAGCGGGAAGTATTGGCGAAGAAGAACTGGAGAAAGACAGATTGAAATATCCGCTAAAACGTTACGGTAAGCCCGAAGAAGTGGCTTATGCAGCTACATATCTATTGTCGGACGCAACCCAATGGATGACTGGTACCAGCTTACTCATTGATGGAGGTTATACGTTGCAATAG
- a CDS encoding acyl carrier protein yields MDANEFIKNFAAQFDDTDASEFTLETRFRELDEWSSLNALAILNMIGKKYSVVLKPEEMKPTNTVQELFDLVQSKLS; encoded by the coding sequence ATGGACGCTAACGAATTTATAAAAAACTTTGCCGCACAATTTGATGATACAGATGCTTCTGAATTCACACTCGAAACCCGTTTCAGAGAATTAGATGAATGGTCGTCGTTGAATGCTTTGGCCATTTTGAATATGATTGGGAAAAAGTACTCGGTAGTGCTAAAACCGGAGGAAATGAAACCAACCAATACCGTTCAGGAATTATTTGATCTGGTACAATCCAAACTTAGCTAA
- a CDS encoding acetyltransferase has product MKKDYKKIIIFGVSDFASQVSFYLKNDSDFEIVAYTVNAEYNKTKTFLNLPVVDFEKVDEVYPPSEYAMFIAIGYHKLNSTRELKFREAKEKGYHLISYLCSRNSYWNDLQVGENSFIMEGNIFMQNVKIGDNVIVNVGNRIGHDSVIEENCFLTSNVMIGGFCTIKRNTFIGMSAVIKDKTTIGEQNILGAGSVLLKNTKNGSSFLTKSTPLTPDPNNLIQDFI; this is encoded by the coding sequence ATGAAAAAGGATTATAAAAAGATTATTATTTTTGGTGTCAGCGATTTTGCCAGTCAGGTAAGCTTTTATCTGAAGAATGATTCGGACTTTGAAATTGTAGCCTATACGGTTAACGCAGAATATAATAAAACAAAGACTTTTTTAAATCTTCCGGTGGTTGATTTTGAAAAAGTGGATGAAGTTTATCCGCCAAGTGAGTACGCTATGTTTATTGCCATTGGGTATCATAAACTAAACTCCACACGCGAACTGAAATTCAGAGAGGCTAAAGAAAAAGGTTACCATTTGATTAGCTATCTTTGTTCGCGAAACTCATACTGGAATGATTTGCAGGTAGGTGAAAACAGCTTTATTATGGAAGGCAACATTTTTATGCAAAACGTAAAAATTGGCGATAACGTTATAGTTAATGTGGGAAATAGAATCGGGCATGATTCTGTAATTGAAGAGAACTGCTTTCTGACATCGAATGTTATGATAGGAGGTTTTTGCACAATCAAGAGAAACACTTTTATTGGCATGAGTGCGGTGATAAAAGATAAAACTACTATAGGAGAGCAAAATATACTGGGCGCCGGATCTGTTTTGCTAAAAAACACCAAAAACGGAAGTTCTTTTCTGACAAAATCGACCCCGCTTACACCTGATCCGAATAATCTGATTCAGGATTTTATTTGA
- a CDS encoding glycosyltransferase family 2 protein, with amino-acid sequence MSKPQLSIVTTLYRSERFLDTFVAQCEEAMASIECSSYEIVFVNDGSPDKSLDKVLKLKEKNNSIVAVDLSRNFGHHYAIMAGLTYSTGDYVFLIDCDLEVPPTHIPTFYHKMQEEQGCDVIYGVQETRKGSFIERTIGGLFYGFFNRLTDTRIPENLLTERLMSRRYVEELIKMGDKNIFMAGMMQWIGYKQIPITIKKGQREGQSTYTLGKRIALSMEAITSFSSYPLIVLFKFGFFISALSVFTGIFFVVKKLINPEIVLSGFTFLIVALLFSVGVIVSSLGVLGIYIDKLFNQTKNRQTFIVRDIYK; translated from the coding sequence ATGAGCAAACCACAGTTATCAATTGTAACTACATTATATAGATCGGAGCGCTTTCTAGATACTTTTGTAGCGCAATGTGAAGAGGCAATGGCCTCAATTGAATGTAGCAGTTACGAAATAGTATTTGTAAACGATGGGTCTCCCGATAAATCGTTGGATAAGGTTTTAAAGCTAAAGGAGAAAAACAACAGTATAGTAGCTGTTGACTTGTCGCGCAACTTCGGACATCATTATGCTATTATGGCCGGTTTGACATATTCTACAGGTGATTATGTTTTTTTGATCGACTGCGATCTGGAAGTTCCACCAACGCATATACCTACTTTTTATCACAAAATGCAGGAAGAGCAGGGCTGTGATGTGATTTATGGTGTTCAGGAAACGCGCAAAGGTTCTTTTATTGAAAGAACAATCGGCGGGTTGTTTTATGGGTTCTTTAATCGTTTGACCGATACTCGCATTCCGGAGAATCTGCTTACCGAACGGTTAATGAGTCGCCGTTATGTGGAGGAGTTGATTAAGATGGGCGATAAAAATATTTTTATGGCTGGTATGATGCAATGGATTGGATACAAGCAAATACCGATAACCATAAAAAAGGGACAACGGGAAGGACAAAGTACCTACACGCTGGGCAAACGTATAGCATTGAGTATGGAAGCTATTACTTCATTCTCGTCTTATCCGCTTATCGTGTTATTTAAATTCGGCTTTTTTATCTCTGCTCTGAGTGTTTTCACCGGGATTTTCTTTGTGGTAAAAAAACTGATTAACCCGGAAATTGTACTTTCAGGATTTACCTTTTTGATTGTTGCGTTGCTTTTCTCCGTAGGAGTGATCGTAAGCTCATTAGGGGTTCTTGGCATTTATATTGATAAGCTCTTTAATCAAACAAAAAACAGACAAACTTTCATTGTAAGAGATATTTACAAATAG
- a CDS encoding ATP-grasp domain-containing protein, with translation MKKLAIIGASYLQLPLVQKAAEMGIETHCFAWEDGAVCKDVANYFYPISILDKEEILKVCQQVHINGITTIASDAAVPTVCFVAREMGLIANDFEDALAATDKYMMRRRFADFSVSSPRFVIADENYTVENFRYPLIVKPTDRSGSRGVKKIEDPADLPEAIKRAQKESFTHHAIVEEYVSGSEVSVESISWEGKHYILAITDKVTTEEPYFVELEHHQPSLLSPEIQKKIKSETLKALAALKINYGASHAEFKITSAGEVFAIEVGARMGGDFIGSHLVKLSTGYDFVQGVIDIALGEFEEPHLHNQQAAGVYFLCKETEHLLPVIQHPEKYKEIIESEITDTTLHAIQCSADRSGYFIYQAEKRFRI, from the coding sequence ATGAAGAAATTAGCTATTATTGGAGCAAGCTATTTGCAGTTACCCCTTGTGCAAAAGGCTGCTGAAATGGGTATTGAAACACATTGCTTCGCCTGGGAAGATGGTGCAGTATGTAAAGATGTTGCCAATTATTTTTATCCTATTTCCATTCTTGACAAAGAAGAAATACTTAAAGTTTGCCAACAAGTACATATCAATGGAATTACCACCATTGCTTCTGACGCTGCCGTGCCGACGGTTTGTTTTGTTGCGCGCGAAATGGGATTAATTGCGAATGATTTTGAAGATGCATTAGCTGCAACCGATAAATATATGATGCGTCGTCGGTTTGCCGATTTTTCGGTTTCATCACCACGCTTTGTTATTGCGGATGAAAATTATACGGTAGAAAACTTTCGTTACCCTTTAATCGTTAAACCAACAGATCGTTCGGGTAGCCGTGGTGTAAAAAAGATTGAAGACCCGGCAGATTTACCCGAAGCTATAAAACGAGCTCAAAAGGAATCGTTTACACATCACGCAATTGTAGAAGAATATGTTTCAGGATCGGAGGTGAGTGTCGAAAGTATTTCGTGGGAAGGGAAACATTATATCCTGGCTATTACCGATAAGGTGACAACCGAAGAACCGTATTTTGTAGAGTTGGAGCATCATCAACCCAGTTTGTTGAGTCCGGAGATACAAAAAAAAATAAAGTCGGAAACACTCAAAGCACTGGCTGCTCTGAAAATAAATTATGGTGCCAGTCATGCTGAATTTAAAATAACCAGTGCCGGTGAGGTTTTTGCCATTGAAGTAGGAGCCAGGATGGGCGGTGATTTTATCGGGTCGCATTTAGTAAAACTGTCTACCGGATATGACTTTGTACAAGGAGTCATTGATATTGCGTTGGGAGAGTTTGAAGAGCCTCATTTGCATAATCAGCAAGCAGCGGGAGTTTATTTCCTTTGTAAGGAAACCGAGCATCTATTGCCCGTAATTCAGCATCCGGAGAAATACAAAGAAATTATCGAATCAGAAATAACAGATACGACGCTTCATGCCATTCAGTGTAGTGCCGACCGAAGTGGATATTTTATTTATCAAGCCGAAAAACGTTTTAGAATATGA
- a CDS encoding EamA family transporter: protein MRYLYIFATLFFTVYGQMILKWRILKLNWTMPHTGIWDMVVSYTKFLLDPFIFSGFLSAFIASVCWSMAMTKFQITEAYPFMSLAPAIVFLLGVWLLGETFTIGKVVGLGLIIIGLIVTVRF, encoded by the coding sequence ATGCGTTACCTATATATATTTGCAACACTTTTTTTTACCGTTTACGGACAAATGATCCTCAAGTGGAGAATTCTGAAATTGAACTGGACCATGCCTCACACAGGTATTTGGGATATGGTGGTTTCATACACCAAATTTTTGCTTGATCCATTTATTTTTTCCGGTTTTCTCTCGGCTTTTATAGCTTCGGTTTGTTGGTCTATGGCTATGACTAAGTTCCAAATCACCGAAGCTTATCCGTTTATGAGTCTGGCTCCTGCAATCGTTTTTTTGCTGGGTGTGTGGCTATTAGGCGAAACATTTACGATCGGGAAAGTGGTAGGTCTGGGACTAATCATTATAGGATTGATAGTTACCGTTAGATTTTGA